One region of Camelus bactrianus isolate YW-2024 breed Bactrian camel chromosome 22, ASM4877302v1, whole genome shotgun sequence genomic DNA includes:
- the FOXI1 gene encoding forkhead box protein I1, with product MSSFDLPVPSPPRCSPQFPSIGQEPPEMNFYYENFFHPQGVPSPQRPPSFEGSEYGATPNPYLWLNGPAVTPPPYLPGAGPSPFLPQTYGVQRQLLPGVSGLGGGDLGWLPIPSQEELMKLVRPPYSYSALIAMAIHGAPDKRLTLSQIYQYVADNFPFYNKSKAGWQNSIRHNLSLNDCFKKVPRDEDDPGKGNYWTLDPNCEKMFDNGNFRRKRKRKSDVSSSTGSLASEKTESSLLAGSPKTAEAQDILDGASPSTNSSPEKQCSPPSPGTPCLNNFLSTMSAYVSGSSPMSRPVATPGPSPEPADKTGQNLLNFNSYAPLTNISGHAGGGEWANAMPTNALGYGSSVLNQFSPHFYNSISTNSVLYPREGTEV from the exons ATGAGCTCCTTCGACCTCCCggtgccctccccgccccgctgCAGCCCCCAGTTCCCGAGCATCGGCCAGGAGCCCCCGGAGATGAACTTCTACTATGAGAACTTCTTCCACCCACAGGGCGTGCCCAGCCCTCAGCGGCCCCCCTCCTTCGAGGGGAGCGAGTACGGGGCCACCCCCAACCCTTACCTCTGGCTCAACGGGCCGGCCGTGACCCCACCGCCCTACCTGCCGGGCGCCggccccagccccttcctgccccagacCTACGGCGTGCAGAGGCAGCTGCTGCCCGGCGTGTCCGGCCTGGGGGGCGGCGACCTGGGCTGGCTGCCCATCCCCTCGCAGGAGGAGCTGATGAAGCTCGTGCGGCCCCCCTACTCCTACTCGGCTCTCATCGCCATGGCCATCCACGGGGCGCCCGACAAGCGCCTCACCCTCAGCCAGATCTACCAGTACGTGGCCGACAACTTCCCCTTCTACAACAAGAGCAAGGCCGGCTGGCAGAACTCCATCCGCCACAACCTGTCTCTCAACGACTGCTTCAAGAAGGTGCCCCGCGACGAGGACGACCCGG GCAAAGGGAATTACTGGACCCTGGACCCCAACTGTGAGAAGATGTTCGACAATGGAAATTTCcgcaggaagaggaagagaaaatcaGATGTTTCCTCCAGCACGGGCTCCCTGGCCTCGGAGAAAACGGAGAGCAGCCTCCTGGCGGGCAGCCCCAAGACCGCGGAGGCCCAGGACATCCTGGATGGCGCTTCGCCGAGCACCAACAGCTCCCCGGAGAAGCAGTGCTCCCCACCCTCGCCAGGCACCCCCTGCCTCAACAACTTCCTCTCCACCATGTCCGCCTACGTGAGCGGGTCCAGTCCCATGAGCCGCCCTGTGGCCACACCAGGACCGAGCCCGGAGCCTGCCGACAAGACGGGGCAGAACCTGCTGAACTTCAACTCCTACGCCCCGCTCACCAACATCAGCGGCCACGCAGGAGGGGGCGAATGGGCCAATGCCATGCCCACCAACGCCCTCGGCTACGGAAGCTCAGTCCTCAACCAGTTCAGCCCTCACTTCTACAACAGCATCAGCACGAACAGTGTCCTCTACCCCAGGGAGGGCACTGAGGTCTAG